The following are encoded in a window of Bacteroidia bacterium genomic DNA:
- the nuoK gene encoding NADH-quinone oxidoreductase subunit NuoK: protein MFAPSLNLYLVVSAILFSIGTIGVLTRKNAIILFMCIEMMLNAVNLTLVAFSSYLGRSEGQMMVFFVMCVAAAEAVVGLAMLIAIFRNHQSVDLSRINIFKW, encoded by the coding sequence ATGTTTGCTCCTTCATTAAACTTGTATCTTGTTGTAAGCGCTATACTTTTTTCTATCGGAACCATAGGAGTGCTTACACGAAAAAATGCTATTATTTTATTCATGTGTATAGAGATGATGTTAAATGCAGTTAATTTAACTTTGGTAGCATTCTCTTCTTATCTGGGTCGTAGTGAAGGTCAGATGATGGTTTTTTTTGTAATGTGTGTAGCTGCGGCAGAAGCTGTGGTAGGTTTAGCAATGTTAATAGCCATTTTCAGGAACCACCAGAGTGTAGATTTGAGCAGAATAAATATCTTTAAGTGGTGA